A genome region from Setaria italica strain Yugu1 chromosome III, Setaria_italica_v2.0, whole genome shotgun sequence includes the following:
- the LOC101766763 gene encoding uncharacterized protein LOC101766763 has protein sequence MDFNFKRLQLYEEPFYSIIPGKGSYPIGQVVLPVTFGTPANYRTEHLTFEVANFKTSYHAIFGRPMLVRFMAILNHTYLVLKMLAPNNVLSIYGDVETSYKCDMEAVQLAEALEYSANATAMLAEAQKVDKNQLMIP, from the coding sequence atggacttcaacttcaAGCGGCTCCAGCTCTATGAAGAACCCTTCTACAGCATCATACCCGGtaaaggatcctatcctattggCCAAGTTGTTTTACCCGTCACCTTTGGCACGCCTGCCAACTACCGTACGGAGCACCTCACCTTTGAGGTTGCCAACTTCAAGacctcctaccatgccatctttggtaGGCCCATGCTGGTGAGGTTTATGGCAATCCTGAATCACACCTATCTCGTCCTCAAGATGCTAGCTCCGAACAATGTCCTCTCCATCTACGGCGATGTCGAAACTTCGTACAAGTGCGACATGGAGGCAGTGCAGCTCGCTGAAGCCCTGGAGTACTCGGCCAACGCCACCGCCATGCTCGCCGAGGCCCAAAAGGTGGACAAGAACCAGCTCATGATCCCGTAG